In Saccharomyces paradoxus chromosome IV, complete sequence, the DNA window ACATAACACGGAAATCCGATCATAATTAAGACCGCTGTTACTAATACACCAACGGTATTCCAACACCAACTTTACTCTTGTAGTCTATGTATTCTGTACCAAAGAACTCTATtaagtatttttcttccacaCGAATCCtgtcattgaaaaatttccaaagcacagaaatgaaaataaccAATGATATGGGATTCAGAAGAAGCAGCTGAGTGCCAATGGCCCACCAAAAGAACCCAAGATAACTCGGATGCCTTGACCATGAATAAATTCCGGTTTTCACTAAAACATGGTCGGACTCCTTCTTGGTCTTCACAATGTGTGAAAAAGAATGCCCCGCAGTATGCATGGCAATAGTTCTAGTATATTGTCCCAGAATAACCAGAAGACATCCAAGTATGGTACAGAGCTTGGTAGCTCGAGAATAGCTGAAAGTTTTCAGGTTAGGAAAGAGAAGACTCTCTATAAGACACTCCAGAATGGCAA includes these proteins:
- the STE14 gene encoding protein-S-isoprenylcysteine carboxyl O-methyltransferase (Farnesyl cysteine-carboxyl methyltransferase~similar to YDR410C), yielding MHQDLTDDEHEYPDIRRNPLHEVTMTSYILGILLGIFVGLFPQIRFKNFNLFIIALSLFHFLEYYITAKYNPLKVHSESFLLNNGKSYMAAHSFAILECLIESLLFPNLKTFSYSRATKLCTILGCLLVILGQYTRTIAMHTAGHSFSHIVKTKKESDHVLVKTGIYSWSRHPSYLGFFWWAIGTQLLLLNPISLVIFISVLWKFFNDRIRVEEKYLIEFFGTEYIDYKSKVGVGIPLVY